The proteins below are encoded in one region of Nonomuraea helvata:
- a CDS encoding S1 RNA-binding domain-containing protein, protein MHQPALSNSEKTFLGTLRQGQRIEGKVIEIADFGVTFVDIGGFTAMINIPELSWRYLNHPGDVVSVGQQVTAEILDVDIERGRVALSLKALQDDPLTELERQIGSLVSGPVTKIVPFGVFVRVEDRDDGFEGLVQNTELAGNQVEVGDILMVRISLVDVPRRRIGLTLAQTPAGLSDADDDPA, encoded by the coding sequence ATGCACCAGCCTGCTCTCAGCAACTCGGAGAAGACCTTCCTGGGCACGTTGCGCCAGGGTCAGCGCATCGAAGGAAAGGTGATCGAGATCGCTGACTTCGGCGTCACCTTTGTTGATATCGGCGGATTCACCGCGATGATCAACATTCCTGAGCTGTCGTGGCGTTACCTCAATCACCCCGGTGACGTCGTTTCCGTCGGACAGCAGGTCACCGCCGAGATTCTTGACGTGGATATCGAACGCGGGCGGGTGGCGCTGTCACTGAAGGCGCTGCAGGATGATCCGTTGACTGAGCTTGAGCGGCAGATCGGCTCGCTTGTCAGTGGACCGGTCACCAAGATCGTGCCGTTCGGGGTCTTCGTTCGCGTCGAGGACAGAGACGACGGCTTCGAGGGTCTCGTGCAGAACACAGAGCTCGCGGGCAACCAGGTGGAGGTGGGCGACATCCTTATGGTGAGGATCAGTCTCGTCGATGTTCCCCGGCGGCGGATCGGCCTGACGCTTGCGCAGACTCCAGCTGGTCTCAGTGATGCCGACGACGACCCTGCGTGA
- the speB gene encoding agmatinase, with translation MTHETQEQHIAMAHGQPIVTGAARGVDVVTVGDRPALPPGMRAQLNAGSLMGVPTFGLRPHLTEPEELDAWKPDVAVIGAPWDDNTTNRPGARFGPRALRANAYDAGSYHLDLQVEIFDHLHVVDYGDAIVSPGMWDLSRDAIYRRVSDVVSRGIIPVVIGGDHSVTWPSGMAVGAHHGHGRIGMIHFDAHADTADILRGNLASHGTPMRRLIESGAIAGRDFVQVGLRGYWPPADVQEWMREQGMRHHTMQEIWERGIKEVMDDVIAEAIDGTDGVYVSIDIDVLDPGFAPGTGTPEPGGLAPVDLLRAVRRIAVETNVVALDVTEVCPPYDHADLTVNNAHRLIWETLAGLAYKRARRTE, from the coding sequence ATGACACACGAAACCCAAGAGCAACACATTGCGATGGCCCACGGGCAACCGATCGTCACGGGCGCGGCACGTGGCGTCGATGTCGTGACAGTCGGTGATCGACCCGCTCTTCCCCCTGGCATGCGGGCCCAACTCAATGCGGGCTCATTGATGGGCGTGCCGACGTTCGGCCTGCGGCCCCACCTGACCGAACCGGAGGAACTCGACGCGTGGAAGCCTGATGTCGCTGTGATCGGCGCGCCATGGGACGACAACACGACCAACCGCCCTGGCGCTCGTTTCGGTCCCCGGGCGCTGCGCGCCAACGCCTACGATGCGGGCAGCTACCACCTCGATCTGCAGGTCGAGATCTTCGACCACCTTCACGTCGTCGACTACGGTGACGCGATTGTCTCACCTGGCATGTGGGATCTTTCGCGTGATGCCATCTACCGTCGGGTATCGGATGTGGTGAGCCGCGGCATCATCCCCGTAGTGATTGGGGGTGACCACTCGGTGACGTGGCCGAGCGGGATGGCGGTCGGCGCGCATCACGGCCACGGCCGCATCGGGATGATCCACTTTGACGCGCACGCTGACACGGCTGACATTCTGCGCGGCAACCTCGCCAGTCACGGAACTCCGATGAGGCGGCTGATCGAGTCCGGAGCGATCGCCGGAAGAGACTTTGTACAGGTGGGGCTTCGGGGTTACTGGCCACCGGCCGATGTACAGGAGTGGATGCGCGAGCAGGGTATGCGCCATCACACGATGCAGGAGATCTGGGAGCGCGGCATCAAGGAGGTGATGGACGATGTCATCGCCGAAGCGATCGACGGCACGGATGGTGTCTACGTCTCGATTGACATCGACGTGCTGGACCCGGGGTTCGCCCCGGGGACGGGGACGCCCGAGCCTGGTGGTCTCGCGCCGGTCGACCTGCTCAGAGCCGTTCGTCGGATCGCTGTGGAGACCAACGTGGTCGCGCTCGACGTCACCGAGGTCTGTCCTCCGTACGACCACGCCGACCTGACGGTCAACAACGCCCATCGGCTGATCTGGGAGACACTCGCCGGCCTGGCCTACAAGCGTGCCCGACGAACTGAGTAA
- a CDS encoding transcriptional regulator produces the protein MISFVLGVEDLADTRFAVSPLQETVLSLRVLRDPGLSALHLPWHRSVLPRLGTLDTELLTSLVGRRHLLPDFLTPRPERFAPAFDDELAIARQTSLDLVRRDLLAPHAPGPLPEALRDATATDAKVVRLTATLCEVLGRYWERAIKPMWPQIRLTLEADMTYRARQLAKGGARLLFSDMHPNLRWHDGVLHIDEVTGEHRITAAGRGLLLIPSVFAHKPAPPHPPGRSTGAGIPQPCSSDALGPDIAP, from the coding sequence ATGATCAGCTTCGTGCTCGGTGTCGAGGACCTCGCCGACACCCGGTTTGCCGTCTCGCCCTTGCAGGAGACCGTGCTCAGCCTGCGGGTGCTACGTGATCCGGGTCTGTCCGCCCTGCATCTGCCGTGGCACAGGTCCGTACTCCCCAGGCTCGGCACGCTCGACACGGAACTGCTGACGTCCCTGGTCGGCAGGCGCCACCTCCTTCCCGACTTCCTGACCCCACGACCAGAACGCTTCGCCCCGGCCTTCGACGACGAACTGGCCATCGCCCGCCAAACCTCCCTCGATCTGGTCCGACGCGACCTGCTGGCCCCACACGCGCCAGGACCGCTCCCCGAAGCTCTTCGCGACGCCACTGCCACCGACGCGAAGGTCGTCAGGCTCACGGCCACCCTCTGCGAAGTTCTGGGCCGCTACTGGGAACGCGCCATCAAACCGATGTGGCCGCAGATACGGCTCACGCTGGAAGCCGACATGACCTACCGCGCGCGGCAACTGGCCAAAGGAGGCGCGCGCCTGCTCTTCAGCGACATGCACCCAAACCTGCGCTGGCATGACGGAGTGCTGCACATCGACGAGGTGACCGGCGAGCACCGCATCACGGCCGCCGGTCGAGGGCTACTGCTGATACCGTCCGTCTTCGCACACAAGCCGGCGCCCCCCCATCCACCCGGACGATCCACCGGTGCTGGCATACCCCAGCCGTGCAGTAGCGACGCTCTGGGCCCCGACATCGCCCCCTGA
- a CDS encoding metalloregulator ArsR/SmtB family transcription factor, producing MLAYPSRAVATLWAPTSPPDATALASLLGAPRATLLRILQEPLATTEIARRIGVTPSAVSQHLRVLYATGLVTRARQGRQVLYRRSSLGDQLAHRVPVA from the coding sequence GTGCTGGCATACCCCAGCCGTGCAGTAGCGACGCTCTGGGCCCCGACATCGCCCCCTGACGCAACGGCTCTCGCCTCCCTGCTCGGCGCGCCCAGAGCCACACTGCTTCGCATCCTCCAGGAACCACTGGCGACGACCGAGATCGCCCGCCGCATCGGCGTCACCCCGAGCGCCGTGTCCCAGCACCTTCGCGTGCTGTACGCCACGGGCCTGGTCACCCGGGCGCGCCAAGGACGACAGGTCCTGTACCGCCGTAGCTCTCTCGGCGACCAACTGGCCCACCGGGTTCCGGTCGCATAA
- a CDS encoding helix-turn-helix domain-containing protein: MERIYMLERAAGARAAKQARGLPTGRPAKLNATTRAGAAQRIKEGAIPEQVAAELGVSRSTLYRELRKHRESTSREQVS, translated from the coding sequence ATGGAACGGATCTACATGCTGGAGCGCGCCGCCGGTGCCCGCGCCGCCAAGCAGGCCCGCGGACTGCCGACCGGGCGGCCGGCGAAACTCAACGCGACCACCCGCGCCGGAGCCGCCCAGCGGATCAAGGAGGGCGCGATCCCCGAACAGGTCGCCGCCGAACTCGGGGTAAGCCGCTCCACGCTGTATCGGGAACTGCGCAAACACCGCGAGAGCACCAGCCGCGAACAAGTCAGTTAG
- a CDS encoding recombinase family protein, whose product MTAPQETSPSDADRDADEVERHPCPRCTAEPGSPCRARSGAVAGTYHTGRFTKVGRLAKLLRVPTPADRGPGQPWRPGTPPPLALAPDAPTADIRIGYARCSSLTQELQSQLDALSAHGIGREKIFSEKISTRVRVRPQFEAALALARQIKAHAPHCRVIFTVYEMKRLGRDAAELTALADHLTAHGLVLEMLAGPLPGMYDPSGPGRLLFAFFAAMAETERENVRESTLEGLDAAARKGKHGGRPPVITDDMLHTVLRRRANGESVEQIQPDLIIPTGKRKGLAPSVASIYRALAEHEKHEAYPEAVAQAHADFASLQDADDIPRDV is encoded by the coding sequence ATGACGGCCCCTCAAGAGACATCCCCCAGCGATGCCGACCGCGATGCCGACGAGGTCGAGCGGCACCCCTGCCCGCGCTGCACGGCCGAGCCCGGCTCGCCGTGCCGCGCGCGCTCCGGCGCGGTCGCCGGCACCTACCACACCGGCCGCTTCACCAAGGTGGGTCGGCTCGCCAAGCTCCTGCGTGTGCCGACCCCCGCCGACCGCGGACCCGGCCAACCGTGGCGCCCCGGAACCCCGCCTCCGCTCGCCCTCGCACCGGACGCTCCGACCGCCGACATCCGCATCGGGTACGCACGGTGCAGCTCGCTCACCCAGGAGCTGCAATCGCAACTGGACGCGCTATCGGCGCACGGCATCGGCCGCGAGAAGATCTTCTCCGAGAAGATCAGCACCCGGGTGCGCGTCCGGCCACAGTTCGAGGCCGCGCTCGCGCTGGCCCGCCAGATCAAGGCCCACGCCCCGCACTGCCGGGTCATCTTCACCGTCTACGAGATGAAGCGCCTGGGCCGCGATGCAGCCGAACTCACCGCCCTGGCCGATCACCTCACCGCGCACGGCCTGGTCCTGGAGATGCTCGCCGGGCCCCTGCCCGGGATGTACGACCCCAGCGGGCCCGGCCGCCTGCTGTTCGCGTTCTTCGCGGCGATGGCCGAGACCGAACGGGAGAACGTCCGCGAGTCGACCCTCGAAGGACTCGACGCGGCGGCCCGCAAGGGCAAGCATGGCGGCCGGCCGCCCGTCATCACCGACGACATGCTGCACACCGTGCTCCGCCGCCGGGCGAACGGGGAATCGGTCGAGCAGATCCAGCCCGACCTGATCATCCCCACCGGCAAACGCAAGGGCCTGGCCCCCAGCGTCGCGAGCATCTACCGAGCGCTCGCCGAGCACGAGAAGCACGAGGCCTACCCCGAGGCCGTCGCCCAGGCGCACGCCGACTTCGCCAGCCTCCAGGACGCCGACGACATCCCCCGGGATGTGTAG
- a CDS encoding CU044_5270 family protein, protein MNDDIQEIRRLLAPANPSPRGVLAGAGEDAIGRTAFNHITRAKSVRRGFLSRRATVRLVTIGGLALVLAAGTTVAQDLVPAGPVANAQVVLTQAANVAQQRTFTAPRPEQWVYTETQYKRLGNPGKGEVLTAESPLRTELDRLWIRADGKRLATLVDGKVQVSPTGGGVPPVDYASVAALPRDPDKLLAWARENGGPIAEPDVRPYKVLFGLMLSNGVLPPDLEAATYRALALIPGIEVDQAAVDDTDRPVVSISITVEGYLKEEILLDRTTYAYRGHRTTVIKDHTFPEGGTYKAGTVESYSVRLATGIVDHSGQRP, encoded by the coding sequence ATGAACGACGACATCCAGGAGATCCGGCGACTGCTCGCGCCAGCCAACCCAAGCCCACGCGGCGTCCTCGCCGGCGCCGGCGAGGACGCCATCGGTCGCACCGCCTTCAACCACATCACGCGCGCCAAGTCGGTCAGGCGTGGATTCCTGTCTCGCCGTGCCACCGTGCGGCTCGTTACTATCGGCGGTCTGGCGCTCGTGCTCGCGGCCGGAACGACGGTGGCTCAGGACCTCGTTCCCGCAGGTCCGGTAGCGAACGCACAGGTCGTACTCACCCAGGCGGCCAACGTCGCCCAGCAGCGGACCTTCACCGCCCCCCGCCCGGAGCAATGGGTCTATACCGAGACGCAATACAAGAGACTGGGTAACCCCGGCAAGGGCGAGGTGCTGACGGCGGAGTCGCCGCTGAGGACCGAGCTCGACCGGCTGTGGATCCGGGCGGACGGCAAGCGCCTCGCTACCTTGGTGGACGGAAAGGTGCAGGTCTCGCCCACCGGGGGCGGAGTGCCGCCCGTCGACTACGCGTCGGTGGCGGCCCTTCCGCGCGACCCGGACAAGCTGCTCGCCTGGGCTCGCGAGAACGGAGGACCTATCGCGGAACCCGACGTCAGGCCGTACAAAGTGCTCTTCGGGTTGATGTTGAGCAACGGGGTGCTGCCTCCAGACCTGGAGGCTGCCACGTACCGTGCCCTTGCACTGATCCCCGGTATCGAGGTGGACCAGGCCGCCGTGGACGACACGGATCGCCCCGTGGTGTCCATCTCCATCACGGTCGAAGGTTATCTGAAGGAGGAGATCCTCCTCGACCGGACCACGTACGCCTACCGGGGGCATCGCACCACGGTCATCAAGGACCACACGTTCCCGGAAGGCGGGACGTACAAGGCGGGCACCGTCGAGAGCTACTCGGTCCGCCTGGCGACCGGAATCGTCGACCACTCCGGCCAACGCCCCTGA
- a CDS encoding sigma-70 family RNA polymerase sigma factor — MPEADDEFAALWDAHYDDVLGYAARRVDHETARDLAAETFLIAWRRRADIPMDRPFPWLLHVTMNVLANAARGHRRRNRLWWRMREDRGLNEPVADVATRVVEDGRIGTALRRLSPRDREVLQLIGWEELDVNDAAVVMGCSAKTFSVRLHRARRRLSDVLAELDAEGQSRPIPTLQRSSQS; from the coding sequence GTGCCGGAAGCGGACGATGAATTCGCCGCGTTATGGGACGCGCACTATGACGATGTTCTGGGCTATGCCGCCCGCCGAGTCGACCACGAGACGGCGCGTGACCTCGCAGCGGAGACGTTCCTGATCGCCTGGCGGCGTAGGGCCGACATCCCCATGGACCGGCCGTTCCCATGGCTGCTCCACGTGACCATGAACGTCCTTGCCAACGCGGCGCGCGGGCATCGGCGGCGAAACCGCCTGTGGTGGCGGATGCGCGAGGACCGTGGCCTGAACGAACCGGTCGCCGACGTCGCGACCAGGGTGGTGGAAGACGGCCGCATCGGTACGGCCCTGCGGCGCCTTTCGCCCCGCGACCGCGAGGTCCTCCAGCTCATCGGCTGGGAGGAACTCGACGTCAATGACGCGGCAGTCGTCATGGGCTGCTCGGCGAAGACCTTCTCGGTCCGTCTGCACCGAGCCCGCCGCCGCCTGTCGGACGTTCTCGCCGAACTGGATGCCGAAGGCCAAAGCCGGCCCATCCCGACCCTGCAGAGGAGCTCGCAGTCATGA
- a CDS encoding recombinase family protein, which produces MSKIGYGRVSTRDQNPDSQRDALAAAGCDRVFIDKASGKLDRRPELDKALDYLRPGDTFVITRLSRAARSLRHLLDLAADLRGREVDLLVLKQGIDTSTPTGRLQFHMFGAFDEFLRELIVEGTLEGLASARARGRVGGRPRALDADGIEMARALYEMKSQDGKRKYTVQQIADRLGVGRATIYRNLDAEPT; this is translated from the coding sequence ATGAGCAAGATCGGCTATGGGCGGGTCAGCACTCGCGACCAGAATCCCGACAGTCAGCGCGACGCGCTGGCGGCTGCGGGGTGTGACCGTGTCTTCATCGACAAGGCGTCCGGCAAGCTTGACCGGCGGCCCGAGTTGGACAAGGCCCTGGACTACCTGCGGCCGGGTGACACCTTCGTCATCACGCGCTTGTCCCGAGCGGCCCGTTCTTTGAGGCACTTGCTGGACCTGGCGGCCGACTTGCGCGGGCGTGAGGTCGACCTGCTGGTGCTCAAGCAGGGCATCGATACCTCCACCCCGACCGGGCGGCTGCAGTTTCACATGTTCGGCGCGTTCGATGAGTTCCTGCGTGAGCTCATCGTCGAGGGCACACTCGAAGGGCTGGCCTCTGCGCGAGCTCGCGGCCGTGTCGGTGGCCGGCCGCGGGCGCTGGACGCCGATGGAATCGAGATGGCCCGAGCGCTGTATGAGATGAAGAGTCAAGACGGAAAGCGCAAGTACACCGTCCAGCAGATCGCGGACCGGCTCGGCGTCGGCCGCGCCACCATTTACCGGAATCTCGACGCCGAGCCCACGTAA
- a CDS encoding PHP domain-containing protein, which translates to MLPADSHVHSEWSWDAPLGSMERTCEKAVELGLPAIAFTEHVDHTVWMVNLDVLHPDDHLATMCSPDGELTPPRFDAAGYLEAIERCRERFPELRILSGMELGEPHWHAEEIGKLLAVGQFDRLIGSLHCLPSGGRFTEPPGQFAQRPAAEVMRDYLAEIPRLIEQSEVFTALAHIDYGCGSS; encoded by the coding sequence ATGTTGCCTGCGGACAGTCACGTGCACAGCGAGTGGTCCTGGGACGCGCCGCTGGGCTCGATGGAACGCACCTGTGAGAAGGCAGTAGAGCTCGGCCTGCCCGCGATCGCCTTCACCGAGCACGTCGACCACACCGTGTGGATGGTCAACCTCGACGTGTTGCACCCGGATGACCATCTGGCGACCATGTGCTCGCCGGATGGCGAGCTGACTCCGCCGCGGTTCGACGCGGCTGGATACCTGGAGGCGATCGAAAGGTGCCGGGAGCGCTTCCCAGAGCTGCGGATCCTGAGTGGCATGGAGCTGGGGGAGCCGCACTGGCATGCCGAGGAGATCGGGAAGCTGCTCGCGGTCGGGCAGTTCGATCGGCTGATCGGGTCGCTGCACTGCCTCCCGAGCGGGGGCAGGTTCACCGAGCCTCCGGGGCAGTTCGCGCAGCGACCTGCGGCGGAGGTCATGCGCGACTATCTGGCGGAGATTCCCCGGCTGATCGAGCAGAGCGAGGTGTTCACAGCACTGGCGCACATCGACTATGGGTGCGGCTCCTCCTGA
- a CDS encoding ISKra4 family transposase, with product MQAPYDTEATADVFAKAKNTFNWLIGHLTDAQTGTLAHNRLEETITEQGRELQRLLLQAHLDLRALRELEQVRHARHQDVGAAGVIGADGVPRRRVELGHHRLLATVTGTVTVTRCAWRAPGVGNVYPADAALSLPAVRHSAGLAKLAVIETVRGSFDAALAAITTRCGQVIGKRQIEQLVAQAAADVDAFYAARTVLPCTASTVLAISVDGKGIAMRPEALRPATAKAAARARATFRTRLAAGEKPARKRMATLGVVYDAEPAPRRPHDVIAVPGGRSGRRLSRARPNATRKWLCGSVITGPGPVIAKVFDHAEARDPAHARPWVVLVDGARHQLDLIIAEAARRRIRVHIVIDFVHVLEKLWAAAWSLHPPAAPAAEDWVAGHALALLAGHTGQVISTLTAQAATAGAQHRDGIDACIRYLSNNAEHLRYDQALEAGWPIATGVVEGACRHLIADRFDLAGARWGLAGAEAVLKLRALVANGHLEEYWTFHLARQHERVHQTGYQDGYALTA from the coding sequence GTGCAGGCACCGTACGACACCGAGGCCACCGCTGACGTCTTTGCGAAGGCGAAGAACACATTCAACTGGCTCATCGGACACCTCACCGACGCGCAGACCGGGACGCTTGCCCATAACCGGCTGGAGGAGACCATCACCGAGCAGGGCCGGGAGCTGCAGCGCCTGCTGCTGCAGGCCCACCTTGACCTGCGCGCGCTGCGCGAGCTGGAGCAGGTACGCCACGCCCGTCACCAGGACGTCGGCGCTGCCGGGGTGATCGGCGCGGACGGGGTGCCGCGGCGGCGGGTGGAGCTCGGGCACCACCGCCTGCTCGCCACGGTGACCGGGACGGTGACGGTCACCCGGTGCGCGTGGCGGGCCCCGGGCGTCGGCAACGTTTATCCGGCGGACGCGGCGTTATCGCTGCCGGCGGTGCGACACTCGGCCGGGCTGGCGAAGCTCGCGGTCATCGAGACGGTGCGCGGCTCGTTCGACGCCGCCCTGGCGGCGATCACCACACGGTGCGGTCAGGTGATCGGCAAACGGCAGATCGAGCAGCTGGTCGCCCAGGCCGCGGCTGACGTCGACGCCTTCTACGCCGCGCGGACCGTGCTGCCGTGCACGGCGTCCACGGTGCTGGCGATCAGCGTGGACGGCAAAGGCATCGCGATGCGCCCCGAAGCGCTGCGGCCCGCGACCGCGAAGGCCGCCGCCCGCGCCCGAGCCACGTTCCGGACGCGGCTGGCGGCCGGGGAGAAACCGGCGCGCAAACGGATGGCGACGCTAGGGGTGGTCTACGACGCCGAACCGGCGCCGCGGCGGCCGCACGATGTGATCGCCGTCCCGGGCGGGCGATCCGGCCGGCGTCTGTCACGGGCCCGGCCGAACGCGACGCGCAAGTGGCTGTGTGGCTCGGTCATCACCGGCCCCGGCCCTGTGATCGCCAAGGTGTTCGACCATGCCGAGGCCCGTGATCCCGCGCACGCCCGTCCCTGGGTCGTGCTCGTCGACGGGGCCCGCCACCAGCTCGACCTGATCATCGCCGAAGCCGCCCGGCGCCGCATCCGCGTCCACATCGTGATCGATTTCGTGCACGTGCTGGAGAAGTTATGGGCTGCTGCGTGGAGTTTGCACCCGCCCGCGGCGCCGGCCGCGGAGGACTGGGTCGCCGGGCATGCCCTGGCCCTGCTGGCCGGGCACACCGGCCAGGTCATCAGCACGCTGACCGCGCAGGCCGCCACAGCCGGCGCGCAGCACCGTGACGGCATCGACGCGTGCATCCGCTATCTGTCCAACAACGCCGAGCATCTGCGGTATGACCAGGCGCTGGAAGCGGGATGGCCAATCGCGACCGGGGTGGTCGAGGGCGCGTGCCGTCATCTGATCGCCGACAGGTTCGACCTGGCCGGGGCGCGGTGGGGCCTGGCCGGGGCCGAGGCGGTGCTGAAGCTCCGCGCGCTGGTCGCCAACGGTCATCTGGAGGAGTACTGGACTTTCCATCTCGCCCGGCAACACGAGCGCGTCCATCAGACCGGCTACCAGGACGGATACGCCCTTACGGCTTGA
- a CDS encoding dihydrofolate reductase family protein has product MGKIVISSNVTLDGVVQDPDGQEGFEGGGWFHQFVGGKDLEDWAARETEEALDAEALLLGRRSSEWFASRMPSFGARVSRRWADRMNSIPKYVVSSTLEDPQWSNATVLNGDAVKEISELKRKVDGEILVYGSYQLVRILTEQNLADELRLVVFPVVLGTGLRIFDETSDKTPLHLVNTRKMGDGLVFCTYEFVQG; this is encoded by the coding sequence ATGGGAAAGATCGTCATCAGCTCAAATGTCACACTCGATGGAGTGGTCCAAGACCCGGACGGCCAGGAAGGCTTCGAGGGGGGTGGCTGGTTCCACCAGTTCGTGGGGGGCAAGGATCTCGAAGACTGGGCCGCCCGCGAGACTGAGGAAGCGCTGGATGCCGAGGCGCTACTGCTGGGCAGGCGGAGCAGTGAGTGGTTCGCGTCCCGGATGCCATCGTTCGGTGCCCGCGTAAGCCGCAGGTGGGCGGACAGAATGAACAGCATTCCCAAGTACGTCGTGTCGTCGACTCTCGAAGATCCTCAGTGGAGCAACGCCACGGTCCTCAACGGCGATGCGGTAAAGGAGATTTCGGAGCTGAAGCGGAAAGTGGACGGGGAAATCCTGGTCTACGGCAGCTATCAGCTCGTGCGCATACTGACAGAACAGAACCTGGCCGATGAACTGCGGCTGGTAGTTTTCCCGGTCGTGCTGGGAACCGGCCTGCGTATCTTCGACGAGACCAGCGACAAGACGCCGCTGCACCTGGTCAACACACGAAAGATGGGTGACGGCCTGGTGTTCTGCACCTACGAATTCGTGCAAGGCTAG
- a CDS encoding cellulose binding domain-containing protein: MATVVALLGLLAMTVATRAASADDNPYQRGPDPTLSSVAATRGTFATAQMTVPGNGFGSGVIYYPTDTSQTFGGVAIVPGYSALFSVEEAWMGHWLASFGFVVIGIETVSRTDSADARATQLLAALDYLTQRSSVRDRVDPNRLSIIGHSAGGGGVLTAALRRPALKAAVGLAPGSPVGNYNLSNDRVPTMFISGQRDTTVTQAYLNGIYTTIPATTPSAWVEITGVDHLFATRANTTEMRVLIPWLKIFVDNDTRYTQFLCPLMDPTGISMYRNKCPYTPSPSPSPSPSPSPSPSPSPSTSPSPQPTGACTANYRTVNSWSGGYQGEVTVKAGNSAVNGWTVRWTLSSGQSISQLWNGTLSGNSSAVTVSNTSYNASIPASGTTTFGFLGNGAPSTPSLTCTSP; the protein is encoded by the coding sequence ATGGCCACAGTGGTGGCCCTCCTCGGACTGCTCGCGATGACCGTCGCGACTCGAGCGGCATCGGCCGACGACAATCCCTACCAGCGGGGCCCCGACCCGACCTTGAGCAGCGTGGCGGCCACCAGGGGGACCTTCGCCACCGCGCAGATGACCGTGCCGGGGAACGGCTTCGGCAGTGGAGTGATCTACTACCCGACGGACACCAGCCAGACTTTCGGCGGAGTCGCGATCGTGCCCGGCTACTCCGCCCTGTTCTCCGTCGAAGAGGCCTGGATGGGTCACTGGCTGGCATCCTTCGGATTCGTCGTGATCGGAATCGAGACCGTCAGCCGCACCGACAGCGCGGATGCCCGGGCGACTCAACTCCTCGCCGCGCTTGACTACCTCACGCAGCGCAGTTCCGTGCGCGACCGGGTCGACCCCAACCGGTTGTCGATCATCGGCCACTCCGCGGGAGGCGGCGGCGTCCTCACTGCGGCACTCCGGCGCCCCGCGCTGAAAGCCGCGGTCGGACTCGCGCCCGGCTCCCCTGTGGGGAACTACAATCTGTCCAACGACCGGGTACCGACGATGTTCATCTCAGGACAGCGGGACACGACGGTCACACAGGCCTATCTGAACGGGATATACACCACTATTCCCGCCACGACACCTAGCGCCTGGGTAGAGATAACCGGTGTGGACCACCTGTTCGCGACACGGGCGAACACCACCGAGATGCGGGTGCTGATCCCCTGGCTGAAGATCTTCGTCGACAACGACACGCGGTACACCCAGTTCCTGTGCCCGCTGATGGATCCCACCGGCATCTCCATGTACCGCAACAAGTGCCCGTACACGCCGTCGCCGTCACCCAGCCCGTCACCCAGCCCGTCACCCAGCCCGTCACCCTCGCCCTCCACCAGCCCATCACCCCAGCCCACAGGCGCCTGCACCGCGAACTACCGCACTGTGAACTCGTGGTCGGGCGGCTACCAGGGCGAGGTCACAGTGAAGGCAGGCAACTCGGCGGTCAACGGGTGGACCGTCAGATGGACGCTGAGCAGCGGTCAGTCGATCTCCCAACTGTGGAACGGCACCCTGAGCGGCAACAGTTCCGCGGTGACGGTGTCGAACACCTCGTACAACGCCTCGATCCCGGCCTCCGGCACGACCACGTTCGGCTTTCTCGGCAACGGTGCCCCGTCCACCCCGTCCCTGACGTGTACCAGCCCGTGA
- a CDS encoding transposase domain-containing protein has translation MRLSLLAQLTRQVPFEMVDEVPAETGGMQARVRALPSRVVVYLLLAGCLSAESGYQSRRRDAPEAGGRRAWTTTDRRCRHRRWGSGRLFSRFQKMAARIPSPTSR, from the coding sequence ATAAGGCTATCCCTGCTAGCCCAGCTCACCCGGCAGGTGCCGTTCGAAATGGTCGACGAGGTGCCGGCCGAGACGGGTGGGATGCAGGCACGGGTGCGGGCGCTGCCGTCGCGGGTGGTGGTCTACCTGCTGCTGGCCGGATGTCTGTCCGCGGAGTCGGGGTATCAATCGCGGCGCCGGGACGCGCCGGAAGCGGGCGGGAGACGGGCGTGGACGACGACGGACAGGCGCTGTCGGCACCGGCGGTGGGGGAGCGGCCGCCTATTTTCGCGCTTCCAGAAAATGGCGGCACGCATACCGTCGCCGACTTCACGTTGA